In a genomic window of Lagopus muta isolate bLagMut1 chromosome 2, bLagMut1 primary, whole genome shotgun sequence:
- the LOC125688675 gene encoding uncharacterized protein LOC125688675, translating to MPGSGSPGRPAFPHCLPARSLPADAFTETATSRAGALPPAAALLRERSIRGGCGEVHARRNLRYDGNLFPSVRFGSELQEILPKSRRSGSGRSLRALSANILPPGRAWRPRGPPSSPVGAGLCPLPGPRRLRGGPRCFAVLLIDTADFPLFLEAGRRGWGEPCCFHRSYWLVASVQGFNGHDFTRVLIGRGKRAASPIVTSVSSPRVILWLRRTWLRLLSDV from the exons ATGCCGGGGAGCGGATCGCCCGGCCGGCCGGCTTTCCCTCATTGTCTTCCCGCCCGGTCCCTTCCAGCCGATGCTTTCACAGAAACAGCCACATCCAGAGCGGGAGCGCTCCCTCCGGCAGCAGCCCTCCTCCGCGAGCGAAGCATCCGAGGCGGCTGCGGGGAGGTGCACGCGCGCCGTAACCTCCGCTACGACGGCAACTTGTTTCCCTCAGTCAGGTTTGGAAGTGAGTTACAAGAAATCCTCCCAAAATCTCGGCGGTCGGGCTCTGGGAGGAGCCTCCGCGCCCTCTCAGCCAATATCCTCCCGCCCGGCCGCGCCTggcggccccgcggcccccCGTCGTCTCCCGTCGGCGCGGGGCTCTGCCCGCTCCCGGGGCCGCGCCGGCTGCGGGGAGGGCCCCGCTGTTTTGCGGTGCTCCTGATTGACACCGCcgattttcccctttttcttgaAGCTGGCAGGCGGGGCTGGGGGGAACCTTGTTGCTTCCACCGCAGTTATTGGTTAGTTGCCTCCGTTCAGGGCTTTAATGGACATGACTTCACAAGGGTCCTAATCGGGAGAGGAAAGCGAGCTGCGTCTCCGATCGTCACAAGCGTCTCTTCTCCGCGTGTAATT ctgtgGCTTAGGCGCACCTGGTTACGGCTCCTTTCTGATGTTTAG